One window of Phycisphaeraceae bacterium genomic DNA carries:
- a CDS encoding amino acid racemase: MLKHLGIVGVSPEGAALFYRQLSRAASHHLPPDQQPVITLHNEPLGQYIDAIRRDDWHAVGGLLRRSAEMLARCGARVCMTPDNIVQHGVYLAEAGSPIPWITMTDLVAQAIEVDGRKKVGILGTKLVTMASTYQTRLGLKGIHVLAPEENEVELLDEIIFGELIYGTARPESRSAIFSIINNLCKRGCDGVVIACSEVPLVVTQDVTPVKLYDAVDILADGAMKYAAGRN, translated from the coding sequence ATGTTGAAGCACCTGGGCATTGTTGGAGTGAGTCCGGAGGGAGCGGCGCTCTTTTATCGGCAGTTGTCGCGCGCCGCGTCGCACCATCTGCCACCGGACCAGCAGCCGGTCATCACGCTCCACAACGAGCCGCTCGGTCAATACATCGACGCCATCCGCAGAGACGACTGGCACGCCGTTGGCGGCCTTCTGCGCCGCTCCGCCGAGATGCTCGCCCGATGCGGCGCCCGCGTCTGCATGACGCCCGACAACATCGTGCAGCACGGCGTCTACCTCGCCGAAGCGGGTTCTCCGATCCCGTGGATCACCATGACCGATCTCGTCGCGCAGGCGATCGAGGTGGACGGGCGAAAAAAAGTGGGCATCCTCGGCACAAAGCTCGTGACCATGGCCTCCACCTACCAGACCCGCCTCGGCCTCAAAGGCATCCACGTCCTCGCGCCCGAGGAGAACGAGGTCGAACTGCTCGACGAAATCATCTTCGGCGAACTGATCTACGGCACCGCCCGCCCCGAAAGCCGCTCCGCGATCTTCTCGATCATCAACAACCTTTGCAAACGCGGCTGCGACGGCGTGGTCATCGCCTGCAGCGAAGTTCCGCTGGTCGTCACACAGGATGTCACCCCGGTGAAGCTCTACGACGCGGTCGACATTCTGGCCGACGGCGCGATGAAGTACGCCGCGGGCCGAAACTGA
- a CDS encoding DnaJ domain-containing protein, with product MTSSPFEILGLPRTFDLDEGAIRRAYLARVAALHPDLAEAEDAQAESAELNRARDVLVDPESRANLLLSLLGGPPKEADKSLPPAFLMEIMETREAIESSLASGDEAERKRWSDWGLKERSKYVGQVKGQFAGLGASPDPGALRELRKTLNAWRYIERLIEQLDPAYDPNSADFNSP from the coding sequence GTGACCTCAAGCCCTTTCGAAATCCTCGGATTGCCCCGCACCTTCGATCTTGACGAGGGCGCGATCCGTCGCGCGTACCTTGCGAGAGTCGCGGCATTGCACCCCGATCTGGCGGAGGCGGAAGACGCTCAAGCAGAATCGGCCGAACTCAACCGGGCGCGCGACGTCCTGGTTGATCCCGAGTCCAGAGCGAACTTGCTGCTGTCGTTGCTTGGGGGACCGCCGAAAGAAGCGGATAAATCGCTGCCGCCGGCGTTCCTGATGGAGATCATGGAGACCCGGGAAGCGATCGAGTCGAGCCTGGCGTCGGGAGATGAGGCGGAGCGGAAGCGCTGGAGCGACTGGGGGCTGAAAGAGCGGTCGAAGTATGTCGGGCAGGTGAAGGGCCAGTTTGCGGGGCTCGGGGCTTCTCCCGATCCGGGTGCACTTCGGGAGTTGCGCAAGACGCTGAATGCGTGGCGGTATATCGAGCGGCTGATCGAGCAGCTCGATCCGGCGTATGACCCGAATTCGGCGGACTTCAACAGCCCGTGA
- a CDS encoding thioredoxin family protein, with protein MKILRPIALILTFIVTVIVVHRLFGGATAPVPKVFAQGLSLDAAIERGRAEKKPVFAFTTADWCGPCQEMKRSVLSEPSVERQIARDFVPAYVDLDKEKTAAERLKVFSIPATLILWDGKVVARMEGVVPHDSYQQWLAAAHAQAISDTPFLERASDEFVRNLNAKIEAHEPTPASRAADTAPALKSPPH; from the coding sequence GTGAAAATCCTCCGCCCCATCGCGCTGATCCTCACATTTATCGTCACGGTGATCGTGGTCCATCGCCTCTTTGGCGGCGCGACAGCGCCCGTGCCGAAAGTCTTTGCTCAGGGTCTCTCGCTCGATGCCGCGATAGAGCGCGGCCGCGCCGAGAAAAAGCCCGTGTTCGCGTTCACCACGGCCGACTGGTGCGGCCCGTGCCAGGAAATGAAGCGAAGTGTTTTGTCCGAGCCATCGGTTGAGCGGCAGATCGCGCGCGACTTTGTTCCGGCGTACGTCGATCTCGATAAAGAAAAAACCGCCGCGGAGCGGCTGAAAGTCTTCTCCATCCCCGCCACGCTGATCTTGTGGGACGGAAAAGTCGTCGCCCGCATGGAGGGTGTCGTTCCGCACGATTCCTACCAGCAGTGGCTCGCCGCGGCACACGCGCAGGCCATCAGCGATACACCATTCCTCGAACGCGCAAGCGACGAGTTCGTTCGGAATCTGAACGCGAAGATCGAGGCGCACGAGCCGACGCCGGCGTCGAGGGCAGCGGATACGGCCCCGGCGCTCAAGTCGCCACCTCACTAG
- a CDS encoding DUF1015 domain-containing protein codes for MPQVYPFRAVQFSSGPDLSALIAPPYDVLDSKAKARLLARSEQNIVGVDLPHVPPKELGPAASYEEAGRRYRQMLESKRLARRAVPAMFAYRQTFEFDGATHQRCGMAATIDAVSFGTRAGGGILPHEETFSGPKEDRLALMNATRAQLSPIFGLHADDSGAATKLVRSIMSSRRPDSAAKMDYDSVLHEVWAVDDQATISAYQTALAGEDIFIADGHHRYNTQLNYLKQLESKGPVSADHPARKCMMVLIGMSDPGLIIGPTHRVLGGMKGYSLDAFRDAAANDLRFEPVRGDAAALDSAVKAAKVENTIGLYDFALREAFFITPQRPDPLVSRFASKPREWRTLDVAIIQYLIVEAICQPKLNGNEAVKWAFPHSIAEVLEIGKGAETGAGGGKNFVPQVALIVRPTPLSAVRAVSRANELMPQKSTFFYPKLATGLFLNALE; via the coding sequence ATGCCGCAGGTCTATCCATTTCGCGCCGTCCAGTTCTCGTCGGGTCCCGATCTCTCCGCGCTCATCGCGCCGCCCTACGACGTGCTCGATTCGAAGGCGAAAGCGCGGCTGCTTGCGCGCAGCGAGCAGAACATCGTCGGAGTTGATCTGCCGCACGTTCCGCCCAAGGAACTCGGCCCCGCGGCTTCCTACGAAGAAGCGGGCCGGCGCTACCGGCAAATGCTCGAGTCCAAGAGACTTGCTCGCCGCGCAGTGCCCGCGATGTTTGCGTACCGGCAGACCTTTGAATTCGACGGCGCGACGCATCAGCGATGCGGCATGGCCGCCACGATCGATGCGGTTTCCTTCGGAACACGCGCCGGAGGCGGCATTCTCCCGCACGAAGAAACTTTTTCCGGCCCGAAGGAAGACCGCCTCGCGCTCATGAACGCGACGCGCGCACAACTCTCGCCCATCTTCGGTCTTCACGCCGACGATTCCGGTGCCGCGACCAAACTCGTCCGCTCCATCATGTCCTCGCGCCGGCCCGATTCCGCGGCAAAGATGGACTACGACAGCGTGCTCCACGAAGTGTGGGCGGTCGATGATCAGGCGACGATCTCCGCCTATCAGACCGCGCTCGCCGGCGAAGACATTTTCATCGCCGATGGACATCACCGATACAACACGCAGCTCAATTATCTGAAGCAGCTCGAAAGCAAAGGGCCGGTTTCCGCGGATCACCCCGCCCGCAAATGCATGATGGTTCTCATCGGCATGTCCGATCCGGGTCTGATCATCGGTCCGACGCACCGCGTTCTCGGAGGCATGAAGGGGTATTCGCTCGATGCGTTCCGCGATGCCGCGGCAAATGACCTCCGCTTCGAGCCTGTGCGGGGCGATGCTGCCGCGCTCGATTCGGCAGTCAAGGCTGCGAAAGTTGAGAACACCATCGGTCTCTACGACTTCGCTTTGCGCGAGGCATTCTTCATCACACCGCAAAGGCCCGATCCGCTGGTTTCCCGCTTTGCGTCCAAGCCGCGCGAGTGGCGCACGCTCGATGTCGCGATCATTCAGTATCTGATCGTGGAAGCGATCTGCCAGCCAAAGCTCAACGGCAACGAAGCCGTGAAGTGGGCGTTTCCTCACTCGATCGCCGAGGTTCTCGAAATCGGAAAAGGCGCCGAAACCGGCGCCGGTGGCGGCAAAAACTTCGTGCCGCAGGTCGCGCTCATCGTCCGTCCAACTCCGCTGAGCGCCGTCCGTGCCGTCAGCCGCGCGAACGAACTGATGCCTCAGAAAAGCACGTTCTTCTATCCGAAGCTCGCGACCGGCCTGTTTCTCAATGCTCTGGAATAA
- a CDS encoding carboxymuconolactone decarboxylase family protein has product MAMRMNYPKAAPEIYKAMLAVEAALHASGFEAALLHLVKLRASQINGCAFCIDMHWKDAKAVGETDIRLYSLDAWQESPFYTEKERAALEWTEALTRISETHAPDPAFEELKKHFDEKQIAELSWAISLINAWNRVSIGFRATPGVYQPRKPE; this is encoded by the coding sequence ATGGCAATGCGAATGAACTACCCGAAGGCGGCCCCGGAGATCTACAAGGCGATGCTCGCGGTGGAGGCGGCTCTGCACGCGAGCGGCTTTGAAGCGGCGCTCCTCCATCTCGTGAAGCTGCGTGCATCTCAAATCAACGGCTGCGCTTTTTGCATCGATATGCACTGGAAGGACGCAAAGGCGGTCGGAGAGACCGACATCAGGCTCTATTCGCTCGATGCCTGGCAAGAGTCTCCGTTCTACACGGAAAAAGAACGCGCGGCACTCGAATGGACCGAAGCGCTCACCAGGATTTCCGAAACGCACGCGCCCGATCCGGCGTTCGAGGAACTCAAGAAGCATTTCGACGAGAAGCAGATCGCGGAATTGAGCTGGGCGATCTCGCTGATCAATGCGTGGAACCGTGTCTCCATCGGATTTCGCGCGACACCCGGAGTCTATCAGCCTCGAAAGCCGGAATGA
- a CDS encoding phosphoribosylformylglycinamidine synthase subunit PurQ, which yields MPTALVIRAPGTNCDQEMCRAFQLAGATPELMHLDALVRDPSRLAGYQLIGFPGGFSYGDDIASGRIFAMRCREKLYPALREAVERGVPMIGACNGFQVLVQIGMLPGPSAGLAWPAQEAPAQSVALTDNENGRFCDRWVGMIAEPESKCIWTKGIEEEIDPRDADDVWMFPVAHGEGRFICKDEAVLHDIESSGRVALRYSDNYNGSQNAIAGICDASGLVFGLMPHPERFLEWTRHPYWTRLDPRVRSKQTPGLRIFQNAVRFSTSSCAQAS from the coding sequence ATGCCCACCGCGCTGGTGATTCGCGCTCCCGGAACAAATTGCGATCAGGAAATGTGCCGCGCCTTTCAACTGGCGGGCGCCACGCCGGAGTTGATGCATCTTGACGCGCTGGTGAGAGACCCTTCGCGGCTGGCGGGGTATCAGCTCATCGGGTTTCCCGGGGGATTCTCGTACGGGGACGATATCGCATCCGGACGCATTTTCGCCATGCGCTGCCGCGAGAAGCTTTACCCGGCGCTCCGAGAAGCTGTCGAGCGAGGTGTTCCGATGATCGGGGCGTGCAACGGCTTTCAGGTGCTGGTGCAGATCGGGATGCTGCCGGGCCCATCCGCGGGTTTGGCATGGCCTGCGCAGGAAGCCCCGGCGCAGAGTGTCGCGCTGACGGACAACGAAAACGGTCGCTTCTGCGATCGCTGGGTCGGCATGATCGCGGAACCAGAAAGCAAGTGCATCTGGACGAAAGGAATCGAAGAGGAAATCGATCCGCGCGACGCGGACGATGTCTGGATGTTCCCCGTCGCTCACGGGGAAGGTCGTTTTATCTGCAAAGACGAGGCGGTACTCCACGACATCGAATCGAGCGGGCGCGTGGCGCTTCGCTATTCGGACAACTACAACGGGTCGCAGAACGCCATCGCGGGGATTTGCGACGCTTCCGGGTTGGTTTTCGGCCTCATGCCGCATCCGGAGCGATTCCTCGAGTGGACGCGCCATCCCTATTGGACTCGACTCGATCCGCGCGTGCGTTCAAAGCAAACGCCCGGGCTGCGCATTTTTCAGAATGCCGTGCGCTTCTCCACCTCTTCGTGTGCGCAAGCATCCTGA
- the mnmA gene encoding tRNA 2-thiouridine(34) synthase MnmA — translation MTARPTKGKVLVAMSGGVDSSVAAALLQRDGYEVVGCFMRLGSPGESLDAMIPYEAAAACPVPPNGEGRTIRIGHQGCCSINDAADARAVAAQLGVAFYVCNFKKDFGRIIDYFAGEYASGRTPNPCVRCNDWLKFGKLHEYAKQIGADFVASGHYAQIGRDERGNPVLLKGIDDDKDQSYVLFGAPRERLEHMMLPIGGLEKPRVRELARSFGLPVFDKPDSQEICFVPDNDYAGLLERREPSLVREGAFVDTSGRTVGKHRGQHQFTIGQRRGLNLSLGYPVYVVNKDSTTNTVVVGPKEALACGSCTCAEANWLTDHSQLSDWFPVLAKYRYNTPAAPARVRLLADKPTAPSPSGRTGSFEVVFDAPQEAVAPGQAMVLYSRERPELVLGGGWIARVEAPNAGSPD, via the coding sequence GTGACCGCCCGCCCAACCAAAGGCAAAGTCCTCGTCGCGATGTCCGGCGGCGTCGACTCGTCCGTCGCCGCGGCACTATTGCAGCGCGATGGCTACGAAGTCGTGGGCTGCTTCATGCGCCTTGGTTCGCCGGGCGAATCGCTGGATGCGATGATCCCGTACGAGGCCGCGGCGGCGTGTCCGGTTCCGCCAAACGGTGAGGGGCGAACGATCAGGATCGGGCATCAGGGCTGCTGCTCGATCAACGATGCGGCGGATGCTCGTGCCGTCGCGGCGCAATTGGGCGTCGCGTTCTATGTCTGCAATTTCAAGAAGGACTTCGGCCGGATCATCGACTACTTCGCGGGCGAGTACGCGAGCGGCAGAACGCCGAACCCGTGCGTCCGCTGCAACGACTGGCTGAAGTTCGGAAAGCTGCACGAATACGCAAAGCAGATCGGGGCGGACTTTGTCGCGAGCGGGCACTATGCGCAGATCGGACGCGACGAGCGCGGCAATCCCGTGCTGCTGAAAGGAATCGACGACGACAAGGATCAGTCGTACGTTCTGTTCGGCGCTCCGCGCGAACGACTGGAGCACATGATGCTCCCGATCGGCGGGCTTGAGAAGCCGCGCGTTCGAGAACTCGCCAGGTCATTCGGCCTGCCGGTCTTCGACAAGCCGGACAGCCAGGAAATCTGCTTTGTTCCGGATAACGACTACGCGGGATTGCTCGAAAGACGGGAGCCATCGCTGGTGCGCGAAGGAGCGTTTGTGGATACGTCGGGCCGAACGGTCGGAAAGCACCGGGGACAGCACCAATTTACGATCGGCCAGCGACGCGGACTGAATCTGTCGCTGGGGTATCCGGTGTACGTCGTCAACAAAGACTCCACAACAAACACGGTTGTAGTCGGCCCGAAGGAAGCGCTGGCGTGCGGCTCGTGCACCTGCGCGGAGGCGAACTGGCTGACAGACCATTCACAGTTGTCGGACTGGTTCCCCGTTCTTGCAAAGTATCGCTACAACACTCCGGCGGCGCCCGCACGAGTGCGGCTTCTTGCGGATAAGCCGACGGCGCCGTCTCCCTCGGGCCGCACGGGTTCATTCGAGGTCGTTTTCGACGCGCCGCAGGAAGCGGTGGCTCCTGGCCAAGCGATGGTGCTCTACTCGAGAGAACGGCCCGAACTCGTCCTCGGGGGCGGATGGATCGCGCGAGTCGAGGCACCCAACGCGGGTAGCCCGGATTGA
- the priA gene encoding primosomal protein N': protein MGRLSLFSQTIDASHRYALIAVERGIERAGQEGAELLYEIPPPIESSGPVQIGERVEVPLGKKRVGGVVVDTGGPELVGEIDPSRVRAIAKRSGAILPASLIELAKWISAYYVCPLGMVLATMVPSAVKRDVGRREEIVLVRGSASPPEKLSTSMQQLWEKVRALPEDALPMTAVALKVAVAEVTLRGVHKLLKLGLLEEQTRQVIRSRSSVAVHQTLGPNKAVSLSEEQAAAVKGILADLGPRGNFAVHLLYGITGSGKTEVYLRLIRAMIEQRPGASAIVLVPEIALTPQTSERFLQRFGDLGVAVLHSGLSASRRNSEWARVASGDARVVVGARSAVFAPVPRLGLVIVDEEHDASYKQDQLPRYHARDVAIKRAHVEGCAIVLGSATPSMESWANAGGHLTQTADQTPSRYRLWKLSKRVGGGSLPRVQIVDMYSERQEARKLGLRDPSVLPTLRRALHAALKEGSQAILLLNRRGFSTYVGCASGPSCGWVMGCERCDARMILHRDAALKSGELLRCHHCLSECVVPRACPLCSRALVRLGAGTQRVEEELWPLLEELSLGPDSLIRVDRDTMKTAKDYFGALSAFSSGRARLLLGTQMIAKGLDFPGVRLVGVVSADTGLNLPDFRAGERTFQLISQVSGRAGRADARGLVIIQTMEPQNPAIVLAAEHAFERFASEEIGARRRFGLPPASRMARIVCRDGKQQVVRERAAALAEWLRAWSSRYNAGVRVSGPTVPALTRIADQYRLGIELAAPRAGLVQDALGSARAEGLLKSDAKTAIDVDPVSLM from the coding sequence GTGGGACGCCTCTCGCTCTTCTCGCAGACCATCGATGCTTCGCACCGCTACGCGCTGATTGCCGTCGAGCGCGGCATTGAGCGAGCGGGGCAGGAAGGTGCGGAACTTCTCTACGAAATCCCGCCGCCGATCGAGTCCTCCGGGCCTGTGCAGATCGGCGAACGTGTCGAAGTGCCGCTCGGAAAGAAGAGAGTGGGCGGCGTAGTCGTGGACACCGGCGGGCCCGAACTCGTCGGCGAGATCGATCCTTCGAGGGTCCGGGCGATTGCCAAACGCTCCGGCGCGATACTTCCCGCGTCGCTCATCGAACTCGCGAAATGGATTTCCGCGTACTACGTGTGTCCGCTCGGAATGGTGCTGGCCACCATGGTGCCGAGCGCCGTGAAACGCGACGTCGGCAGACGCGAAGAAATCGTGCTTGTACGGGGGAGCGCGTCGCCGCCTGAAAAACTCTCCACGAGCATGCAGCAGCTCTGGGAAAAAGTGCGTGCCCTGCCGGAGGACGCGCTCCCCATGACCGCGGTCGCCCTGAAGGTCGCTGTCGCGGAAGTCACGCTTCGAGGCGTTCACAAGCTCCTGAAACTCGGATTGCTCGAGGAACAGACTCGCCAGGTCATCCGATCTCGGAGCAGCGTCGCGGTGCACCAAACCCTCGGTCCGAACAAAGCCGTGTCGTTGTCGGAAGAACAAGCCGCGGCGGTGAAGGGCATTCTGGCCGATCTTGGGCCGCGCGGAAACTTCGCGGTCCACCTGCTCTACGGCATCACCGGTTCGGGAAAAACCGAAGTCTACTTGCGACTGATTCGTGCGATGATCGAACAACGGCCGGGCGCGAGCGCGATCGTGCTCGTACCCGAAATCGCGCTCACGCCGCAAACTTCGGAGCGATTCCTGCAGCGCTTCGGCGATCTGGGCGTTGCCGTGCTCCACTCCGGATTGAGCGCGTCGCGCCGAAACAGCGAATGGGCAAGAGTTGCGAGCGGAGACGCAAGGGTCGTGGTGGGGGCACGCAGCGCGGTCTTCGCGCCGGTGCCAAGACTCGGTCTGGTGATCGTTGATGAAGAGCACGACGCCTCGTACAAGCAAGACCAGTTGCCTCGGTACCACGCGCGCGATGTCGCGATCAAACGAGCGCACGTCGAAGGATGCGCGATCGTGCTCGGGAGCGCGACCCCTTCGATGGAAAGCTGGGCGAACGCCGGCGGTCATCTGACGCAGACAGCCGATCAGACTCCCAGCCGCTATCGGCTTTGGAAATTGAGCAAGCGCGTGGGGGGCGGATCGCTCCCTCGCGTCCAGATCGTCGATATGTACTCGGAGCGTCAGGAGGCCCGCAAACTCGGGCTCCGTGATCCGAGCGTGCTTCCGACGCTCCGGCGTGCCCTGCACGCGGCGCTGAAGGAAGGCTCGCAGGCGATCTTGCTTCTCAATCGGCGCGGGTTTTCCACCTACGTCGGCTGCGCGAGCGGCCCGTCGTGTGGATGGGTCATGGGCTGCGAACGATGCGATGCCCGGATGATCCTGCACCGCGACGCGGCGCTCAAGTCGGGCGAGTTGCTCCGCTGTCATCACTGTCTTTCCGAATGCGTCGTGCCCAGGGCGTGTCCGCTTTGCTCACGCGCGCTGGTGCGACTCGGGGCGGGCACTCAGCGTGTGGAAGAAGAACTCTGGCCGCTTCTCGAAGAGTTGTCGCTCGGTCCGGACTCGCTGATCCGTGTCGATCGAGACACGATGAAGACGGCGAAGGACTACTTCGGCGCGCTCTCGGCTTTTTCGAGCGGAAGGGCTCGCCTTCTTCTGGGAACGCAGATGATCGCGAAGGGGCTCGATTTCCCCGGCGTCCGGCTCGTGGGAGTCGTGAGCGCGGATACCGGTCTCAACCTGCCCGATTTCCGCGCGGGTGAGCGCACGTTCCAGTTGATCAGCCAGGTTTCGGGTCGCGCCGGGCGTGCGGACGCTCGCGGACTGGTGATCATCCAGACGATGGAGCCTCAGAATCCGGCGATCGTGCTGGCGGCCGAACATGCGTTCGAGCGATTTGCATCAGAAGAAATCGGCGCGAGGCGCCGATTTGGATTGCCTCCTGCTTCGCGCATGGCTCGGATTGTCTGTCGCGACGGGAAACAGCAGGTCGTTCGCGAGCGTGCCGCGGCACTTGCCGAGTGGCTCCGCGCCTGGTCGAGCCGATACAACGCCGGCGTCCGCGTCAGCGGACCGACCGTGCCCGCGCTGACGCGCATCGCCGATCAGTACAGACTCGGTATCGAACTCGCCGCACCGCGGGCCGGGCTTGTGCAGGATGCGCTCGGCTCGGCGCGAGCCGAAGGGTTGCTCAAGAGCGATGCAAAGACCGCGATCGATGTGGACCCGGTCAGCCTGATGTGA
- the carA gene encoding glutamine-hydrolyzing carbamoyl-phosphate synthase small subunit, producing MTKPPTARSSPDILARLALADGTVFHGRGFGAAGKGVTARAEVVFNTAVCGYQESLTDPSYTGQILVQTFPLIGNTGVNPEDVESGKVQVSGFVVRELARLHSNYRANEDLSTYLARHNVIGIEGIDTRALTKQLRTTGSIQGVLTDAPLTGTGAATDKQLVEMAKANPSMAGQNLVPMVGCAAKSSWSEDLGDWSQSPSQAPRRFKVLALDCGAKRNILRNLTERGCDVTLVPHDISAEEIKQQFRDKQIDGLFISNGPGDPAAVEKTIATLRGVVTDPAISIPTFGICLGHQLLALAVGASTYKLKFGHRGINQPILNTSNGKVEITSQNHGFAVDRASLEKAGAEPTHVHLNDQTLAGFRLKNKPVFSVQYHPEASPGPHDASYLFDQFVEAMTQAKR from the coding sequence ATGACCAAGCCACCGACCGCCCGATCTTCCCCCGACATTCTGGCCCGACTCGCACTCGCCGACGGCACGGTATTTCACGGGCGCGGCTTTGGCGCCGCCGGAAAAGGCGTGACCGCCCGTGCCGAGGTGGTGTTCAATACCGCAGTCTGCGGCTACCAGGAATCGCTGACCGACCCGTCGTACACCGGCCAGATTCTGGTCCAGACGTTTCCGCTCATCGGCAACACCGGGGTCAATCCGGAAGACGTGGAGTCGGGGAAGGTGCAGGTATCCGGATTCGTTGTGCGTGAACTCGCGCGCTTGCATTCCAATTACCGCGCAAACGAAGACCTTTCGACGTATCTCGCCCGCCACAACGTGATCGGCATCGAGGGCATCGACACGCGCGCTCTGACGAAGCAACTCAGAACGACCGGCTCGATTCAGGGCGTGCTCACGGATGCGCCGCTCACCGGCACCGGAGCCGCGACCGACAAGCAGCTTGTCGAGATGGCGAAGGCGAATCCGTCGATGGCGGGACAGAATCTCGTGCCCATGGTCGGATGCGCGGCGAAGTCTTCGTGGAGTGAAGACCTGGGAGATTGGAGCCAATCGCCGTCCCAGGCGCCTCGCCGATTCAAAGTTCTCGCGCTTGACTGTGGGGCGAAACGCAACATCCTCCGCAATCTGACGGAGCGCGGCTGCGACGTGACGCTTGTGCCGCACGACATTTCGGCGGAGGAGATCAAGCAGCAGTTTCGCGACAAACAGATCGACGGCCTCTTCATATCAAACGGGCCGGGAGATCCGGCCGCCGTGGAGAAAACCATCGCGACGCTGCGAGGCGTCGTGACCGATCCCGCGATTTCGATACCGACGTTCGGCATCTGCCTCGGACACCAGTTGCTCGCGCTCGCGGTCGGCGCCTCGACATACAAGCTCAAATTCGGGCATCGAGGCATCAACCAGCCCATTCTCAACACCTCGAACGGGAAGGTCGAGATCACGAGCCAGAATCACGGATTCGCCGTCGATCGAGCTTCGCTCGAAAAAGCGGGAGCGGAACCGACGCACGTCCACCTCAACGACCAGACTCTCGCGGGATTTCGCTTGAAGAACAAGCCGGTCTTCAGCGTCCAATACCACCCGGAAGCCTCTCCGGGACCGCACGATGCGAGCTACCTCTTTGATCAGTTTGTCGAGGCGATGACCCAAGCGAAGAGGTGA
- a CDS encoding dockerin type I repeat-containing protein, with product MNSRGLLFFAATAIVAAFASAQLQMPSNPRALPLSRLAASSPSNAAMAGTQQSRILWIRNDKTGQVVTPGVAAGRKVAEDTAPRDIYNNYDNPGGLVGLNLNWNYKEAYTDPDFSAPDEGPRIQFLAFNISSDPQDPDDFYQTIGGEKLSLLFEPYHATNWPDQDLNVRFPIAQYGSVVASYSEQFEIRICRIYFFSLSDVGQAFDPVTNPYVLELQLSFAFVSFPFFGVESPFLFDLTGFEPPLEIKGDGLILTHWMKLSEPPPCPGDLNLDGLVEDQDFVLFLAQYNILDCADETMPEFCSADLNFDGFVDDADFVIFLSGYNDLLCPPAFVIRKAYAPVAGGRFRWDTPDNMPPADPLEAPAIPNPTGWPFPSTLVTVPHLSAPYPDPFDVGCSFFGCQPSFVSYFSTLTGFHNVNELNMEADDLKLEYERFLNEIAVDTSPSGRMRSYAFFDLDSFLAGGFPNTDWVPSSTAKRLSITAPVPTATK from the coding sequence ATGAATTCTCGTGGGTTGTTGTTTTTTGCCGCCACGGCGATCGTCGCCGCTTTCGCGTCTGCTCAGTTGCAGATGCCGAGTAACCCCCGCGCGCTCCCCCTGAGCCGCCTGGCTGCCTCGTCGCCGAGCAATGCGGCGATGGCGGGAACGCAGCAATCCCGCATTCTGTGGATTCGAAACGACAAGACCGGGCAGGTCGTCACGCCGGGCGTCGCCGCGGGTCGAAAAGTTGCGGAGGACACGGCTCCGCGGGATATCTACAACAACTACGACAACCCCGGCGGCCTCGTCGGTCTGAACCTCAACTGGAACTACAAAGAAGCGTACACCGATCCGGATTTTTCTGCGCCCGACGAGGGCCCTCGGATCCAGTTTCTGGCATTCAACATCTCGTCCGATCCGCAGGACCCGGATGATTTCTACCAGACGATCGGAGGCGAAAAGCTCTCGCTTCTCTTTGAACCCTATCACGCCACGAACTGGCCGGACCAAGATCTGAATGTTCGATTCCCGATCGCGCAGTACGGCAGCGTCGTCGCCTCATACTCCGAGCAATTCGAGATTCGGATCTGCCGCATTTATTTCTTCTCGCTCAGCGACGTCGGACAGGCGTTCGATCCTGTCACGAACCCGTACGTGCTCGAGCTGCAACTCTCGTTCGCGTTCGTGAGTTTTCCGTTCTTCGGCGTCGAGTCGCCTTTCTTGTTTGATTTGACCGGATTCGAACCGCCGCTCGAGATCAAGGGTGATGGGCTGATTCTGACGCACTGGATGAAACTCTCCGAGCCGCCGCCGTGTCCCGGAGATCTGAATCTGGACGGGCTTGTGGAAGATCAGGACTTCGTCTTGTTCCTGGCGCAGTACAACATTCTCGACTGCGCCGACGAAACAATGCCCGAGTTTTGCTCGGCCGATTTGAATTTCGATGGATTCGTGGACGACGCGGACTTTGTGATTTTCCTCTCGGGCTACAACGATCTGCTCTGCCCGCCGGCGTTTGTCATTCGCAAGGCCTACGCGCCGGTCGCCGGGGGACGATTCCGCTGGGATACCCCGGACAACATGCCGCCGGCGGATCCGCTTGAAGCTCCGGCCATTCCGAACCCGACGGGTTGGCCGTTCCCCTCCACGCTTGTGACGGTGCCGCACCTCAGCGCTCCGTATCCCGATCCGTTTGATGTTGGATGCTCGTTCTTTGGCTGTCAGCCGAGCTTTGTGTCCTATTTCTCGACACTGACGGGATTCCACAACGTCAACGAACTCAATATGGAGGCCGACGATCTCAAGCTTGAATACGAGCGGTTCCTCAACGAGATCGCCGTCGATACGAGCCCGTCGGGTCGCATGCGATCGTACGCGTTTTTCGACCTTGATTCGTTTCTTGCCGGCGGCTTCCCTAACACCGACTGGGTCCCGTCTTCAACGGCGAAACGCCTATCCATCACTGCTCCGGTGCCCACAGCCACTAAGTGA